The following proteins are co-located in the Eublepharis macularius isolate TG4126 chromosome 5, MPM_Emac_v1.0, whole genome shotgun sequence genome:
- the TTC22 gene encoding tetratricopeptide repeat protein 22 isoform X2, giving the protein MEETEVDIDTLIDEMDYIPGHFHLDMNLNFESSSPMNFQGRDLKLKRESLIYELEFETGSQQFAIKNLLGVFSFYLEDVEQAKEIFLQISQEDPDNLNAWANLAYVYDRLNNEQEEAKCAERLSHLMGLDSEEKPQGAPQLRAARCLAEQGYAYAFDVGLINEEEKLEKLTAGLTLYGKALAYGNQILLEEKRSWYFTMATLHIRLDGMWLNNGNDEEKRLPAYNRTLVLLQQVLKSSNLNYRALSWCYLGILLERSETFSTTPMGIHDCGYTGNGSLDCFGKMLIKLYLRDLERVKMGLGGMPDQKNLSDAKADLECVMKVHPCLKTYLDLGQVYYYMGVDAMQELFLVDENALNTALVFFAKAMELDLGNVLPEIQLLRGKCLRIKNEELNAIKCFKHAIELDDVGSVCTESFRCLMETLLNLFSQKRMNTEMLMQEVELWVKKAEEKYPKQRLQLELKLVCRHYTAEVLELSKAMVARGKTELVKLLFETMKCDFNKGKLNERSLSF; this is encoded by the exons ATGGAAGAAACAGAAGTGGATATTGATACCCTCATTGATGAGATGGATTATATTCCTGGTCACTTTCACCTAGATATGAACTTGAATTTTGAATCTTCTTCTCCTATGAATTTCCAAGGGAGAGACTTGAAGTTAAAACGAGAAAGCTTAATCTATGAGTTAGAGTTTGAAACTGGCTCCCAGCAATTTGCCATCAAAAACCTCCTTGGGGTCTTTTCCTTCTACCTGGAAGACGTGGAACAGGCCAAGGAGATTTTCCTCCAGATCTCTCAGGAGGACCCGGATAATTTGAATGCTTGGGCCAATCTGGCCTATGTGTATGACCGGCTGAACAACGAGCAAGAAGAGGCTAAGTGTGCCGAAAGACTCTCCCACCTCATGGGTTTGGATTCTGAAGAAAAACCTCAAGGGGCTCCCCAGCTCAGAGCTGCCCGGTGCTTAGCAGAGCAGGGCTACGCTTATGCTTTTGATGTTGGGCTGATAAATGAAGAAGAGAAGCTAGAGAAACTGACAGCTGGCCTCACTCTCTATGGGAAGGCTCTTGCTTATGGGAATCAG ATCCTTTTGGAGGAGAAAAGAAGCTGGTACTTCACTATGGCCACACTGCATATCAG ATTGGATGGAATGTGGCTGAACAATGGTAACGATGAAGAAAAAAGGTTGCCAGCCTACAACAGGACACTAGTTTTGCTTCAACAAGTCCTCAAATCTTCTAATTTAAATTACAGAG CTCTATCCTGGTGTTACCTTGGGATATTACTTGAAAGGTCAGAAACATTTTCAACTACCCCCATGGGTATTCATGATTGTGGTTACACTGGGAATGGTTCCCTTGACTGCTTTGGAAAG ATGCTAATTAAACTATATTTGCGTGACCTGGAACGTGTAAAGATGGGCTTGGGGGGAATGCCAGACCAGAAAAACCTCTCTGATGCCAAAGCTGATCTTGAGTGTGTCATGAAGGTACATCCATGTCTGAAGACATACCTTGATctcggccag GTCTATTATTACATGGGAGTAGATGCCATGCAGGAGCTTTTCCTAGTGGATGAAAATGCCCTGAATACTGCCCTTGTGTTCTTTGCCAAAGCTATGGAATTGGACCTGGGGAATGTCCTACCTGAAATTCAGTTACTGCGGGGGAAGTGTCTACGAATCAAAAATGAAGAGCTAAATGCCATTAAATGCTTCAAGCATGCAATAGAGCTGGATGATGTGGGCTCCGTGTGTACAGAGAGTTTTCGATGTTTGATGGAAACACTGCTTAACTTGTTCAGTCAAAAGAGGATGAACACTGAGATGCTGATGCAGGAAGTAGAGCTCTGGGTAAAGAAGGCTGAGGAAAAATATCCAAAGCAGCGACTGCAACTGGAGCTTAAGCTAGTCTGTCGCCATTACACAGCCGAGGTGCTTGAACTTTCAAAAGCCATGGTGGCCAGAGGGAAGACTGAGCTGGTAAAACTGCTCTTTGAGACAATGAAATGTGATTTTAACAAAGGCAAACTGAATGAACGCTCACTGTCCTTTTGA
- the PARS2 gene encoding probable proline--tRNA ligase, mitochondrial isoform X1, whose amino-acid sequence MFLRMRAGSPAEFGLGLEKEAASVSIDMGVLLRRWRILFPDLTNCISLCQKQQQGCRFYHEKQKRMLLSQHFLSMNLREDSVISQESKRGEMTCKSQRLMLLGGLICPASPGCYHYMPYTVRAMEKLIKVIDREMQIIGGQKVNMPTLCSAKLWKASGRWELMSKELLRLADRHGQEYCLGPTHEEAITDLIASQGCLSYRQLPLLLYQVTRKFRDEPKPRFGLLRGREFYMKDMYTFDASEEAALHTYALVCNAYCNIFNNLGLRIMKVQAATGSIGGTMSHEFQLPADIGEDQLMMCTNCDFSANMEMINSDQRHCPVCKGKLVETKGIEVGHTFFLGTKYSSVFNATLHTSQGKLAPAEMGCYGLGVTRILAASIEVLSTEDAIRWPSLIAPYQVCFIPPKRGSKEEKGAALLEALYDSVAEAVPHLKDEIVLDDRTHLTIGKRLKDANKLGYPYVIIGGKKALDDHSLFEVWNQNTGETLFLTREAIVDLLSEV is encoded by the exons ATGTTTTTGCGCATGCGTGCTGGCTCGCCTGCTGAGTTTGGTTTGGG ACTTGAAAAAGAGGCTGCTTCGGTTAGTATTGACATGGGTGTACTTCTGAGAAGATGGAGAATATTATTTCCTGATCTGACAAACTGTATCAGTCTTTGTCAAAAGCAGCAACAGGGTTGCAGATTTTACCATGAGAAACAGAAGCGCATGTTGTTATCCCAGCACTTTCTGTCCATGAATCTGCGGGAGGACAGTGTGATATCACAGGAGAGCAAGAGAGGGGAAATGACATGTAAAAGTCAGAGGCTAATGTTACTAGGAGGCCTTATCTGCCCTGCCAGCCCTGGCTGCTACCATTATATGCCATACACTGTCCGAGCAATGGAGAAGCTTATCAAGGTGATAGACCGAGAAATGCAGATCATAGGGGGGCAGAAAGTGAACATGCCCACATTATGCTCAGCAAAGCTCTGGAAAGCCAGTGGAAGGTGGGAACTAATGAGTAAAGAACTCTTACGCCTGGCAGATAGACATGGCCAAGAATATTGTCTAGGACCTACTCATGAAGAGGCCATTACTGACCTCATAGCTTCTCAAGGCTGCTTGTCTTACAGGCAACTTCCCCTCTTGCTGTACCAGGTAACGAGAAAGTTTCGAGATGAGCCAAAGCCACGCTTTGGGTTGCTGCGTGGCCGGGAGTTCTATATGAAGGACATGTACACATTTGATGCCTCTGAGGAGGCTGCCCTCCACACATATGCTCTTGTTTGCAATGCATACTGTAATATATTCAACAACTTGGGTCTGCGGATTATGAAAGTCCAAGCAGCCACAGGGAGCATCGGGGGAACAATGTCTCATGAGTTCCAGCTTCCTGCTGACATTGGTGAGGACCAGCTGATGATGTGTACAAACTGTGACTTTTCAGCCAATATGGAAATGATAAACTCAGACCAGAGGCATTGCCCAGTTTGTAAAGGGAAACTAGTTGAGACAAAAGGAATTGAAGTTGGCCATACATTCTTCTTGGGCACCAAATACTCTTCTGTTTTTAATGCTACTTTGCACACTTCTCAGGGTAAACTTGCTCCAGCTGAAATGGGCTGCTATGGTTTAGGTGTGACTCGGATCCTGGCAGCTTCCATTGAAGTTCTTTCTACAGAGGATGCCATTCGTTGGCCAAGCCTCATCGCACCTTATCAAGTCTGCTTCATTCCCCCAAAGAGAGGCAGCAAGGAAGAGAAAGGAGCAGCGCTCTTGGAAGCTTTGTATGACTCTGTTGCAGAAGCAGTCCCTCATCTTAAAGATGAGATTGTGCTAGATGACAGGACCCATCTCACCATTGGTAAAAGATTAAAAGATGCTAACAAACTTGGATACCCCTATGTTATCATTGGTGGGAAGAAGGCTTTGGACGACCATTCACTCTTTGAAGTGTGGAATCAGAACACTGGCGAAACTTTGTTCCTTACCAGAGAAGCCATTGTTGACTTGCTAAGTGAAGTGTGA
- the TTC22 gene encoding tetratricopeptide repeat protein 22 isoform X1 gives MEETEVDIDTLIDEMDYIPGHFHLDMNLNFESSSPMNFQGRDLKLKRESLIYELEFETGSQQFAIKNLLGVFSFYLEDVEQAKEIFLQISQEDPDNLNAWANLAYVYDRLNNEQEEAKCAERLSHLMGLDSEEKPQGAPQLRAARCLAEQGYAYAFDVGLINEEEKLEKLTAGLTLYGKALAYGNQILLEEKRSWYFTMATLHIRLDGMWLNNGNDEEKRLPAYNRTLVLLQQVLKSSNLNYRALSWCYLGILLERSETFSTTPMGIHDCGYTGNGSLDCFGKAIEIARDNPPVLNRLTKIFQFLGKQEMAMAVCNMALDALPDPALNWQAYCMRAKMLIKLYLRDLERVKMGLGGMPDQKNLSDAKADLECVMKVHPCLKTYLDLGQVYYYMGVDAMQELFLVDENALNTALVFFAKAMELDLGNVLPEIQLLRGKCLRIKNEELNAIKCFKHAIELDDVGSVCTESFRCLMETLLNLFSQKRMNTEMLMQEVELWVKKAEEKYPKQRLQLELKLVCRHYTAEVLELSKAMVARGKTELVKLLFETMKCDFNKGKLNERSLSF, from the exons ATGGAAGAAACAGAAGTGGATATTGATACCCTCATTGATGAGATGGATTATATTCCTGGTCACTTTCACCTAGATATGAACTTGAATTTTGAATCTTCTTCTCCTATGAATTTCCAAGGGAGAGACTTGAAGTTAAAACGAGAAAGCTTAATCTATGAGTTAGAGTTTGAAACTGGCTCCCAGCAATTTGCCATCAAAAACCTCCTTGGGGTCTTTTCCTTCTACCTGGAAGACGTGGAACAGGCCAAGGAGATTTTCCTCCAGATCTCTCAGGAGGACCCGGATAATTTGAATGCTTGGGCCAATCTGGCCTATGTGTATGACCGGCTGAACAACGAGCAAGAAGAGGCTAAGTGTGCCGAAAGACTCTCCCACCTCATGGGTTTGGATTCTGAAGAAAAACCTCAAGGGGCTCCCCAGCTCAGAGCTGCCCGGTGCTTAGCAGAGCAGGGCTACGCTTATGCTTTTGATGTTGGGCTGATAAATGAAGAAGAGAAGCTAGAGAAACTGACAGCTGGCCTCACTCTCTATGGGAAGGCTCTTGCTTATGGGAATCAG ATCCTTTTGGAGGAGAAAAGAAGCTGGTACTTCACTATGGCCACACTGCATATCAG ATTGGATGGAATGTGGCTGAACAATGGTAACGATGAAGAAAAAAGGTTGCCAGCCTACAACAGGACACTAGTTTTGCTTCAACAAGTCCTCAAATCTTCTAATTTAAATTACAGAG CTCTATCCTGGTGTTACCTTGGGATATTACTTGAAAGGTCAGAAACATTTTCAACTACCCCCATGGGTATTCATGATTGTGGTTACACTGGGAATGGTTCCCTTGACTGCTTTGGAAAG GCAATAGAAATAGCGAGAGATAATCCACCTGTTCTAAACCGTTTGACAAAAATCTTCCAATTCCTTGGTAAGCAAGAGATGGCAATGGCCGTCTGCAACATGGCCTTAGATGCACTGCCAGACCCAGCACTCAACTGGCAAGCATACTGCATGCGTGCTAAG ATGCTAATTAAACTATATTTGCGTGACCTGGAACGTGTAAAGATGGGCTTGGGGGGAATGCCAGACCAGAAAAACCTCTCTGATGCCAAAGCTGATCTTGAGTGTGTCATGAAGGTACATCCATGTCTGAAGACATACCTTGATctcggccag GTCTATTATTACATGGGAGTAGATGCCATGCAGGAGCTTTTCCTAGTGGATGAAAATGCCCTGAATACTGCCCTTGTGTTCTTTGCCAAAGCTATGGAATTGGACCTGGGGAATGTCCTACCTGAAATTCAGTTACTGCGGGGGAAGTGTCTACGAATCAAAAATGAAGAGCTAAATGCCATTAAATGCTTCAAGCATGCAATAGAGCTGGATGATGTGGGCTCCGTGTGTACAGAGAGTTTTCGATGTTTGATGGAAACACTGCTTAACTTGTTCAGTCAAAAGAGGATGAACACTGAGATGCTGATGCAGGAAGTAGAGCTCTGGGTAAAGAAGGCTGAGGAAAAATATCCAAAGCAGCGACTGCAACTGGAGCTTAAGCTAGTCTGTCGCCATTACACAGCCGAGGTGCTTGAACTTTCAAAAGCCATGGTGGCCAGAGGGAAGACTGAGCTGGTAAAACTGCTCTTTGAGACAATGAAATGTGATTTTAACAAAGGCAAACTGAATGAACGCTCACTGTCCTTTTGA
- the PARS2 gene encoding probable proline--tRNA ligase, mitochondrial isoform X2 — translation MGVLLRRWRILFPDLTNCISLCQKQQQGCRFYHEKQKRMLLSQHFLSMNLREDSVISQESKRGEMTCKSQRLMLLGGLICPASPGCYHYMPYTVRAMEKLIKVIDREMQIIGGQKVNMPTLCSAKLWKASGRWELMSKELLRLADRHGQEYCLGPTHEEAITDLIASQGCLSYRQLPLLLYQVTRKFRDEPKPRFGLLRGREFYMKDMYTFDASEEAALHTYALVCNAYCNIFNNLGLRIMKVQAATGSIGGTMSHEFQLPADIGEDQLMMCTNCDFSANMEMINSDQRHCPVCKGKLVETKGIEVGHTFFLGTKYSSVFNATLHTSQGKLAPAEMGCYGLGVTRILAASIEVLSTEDAIRWPSLIAPYQVCFIPPKRGSKEEKGAALLEALYDSVAEAVPHLKDEIVLDDRTHLTIGKRLKDANKLGYPYVIIGGKKALDDHSLFEVWNQNTGETLFLTREAIVDLLSEV, via the coding sequence ATGGGTGTACTTCTGAGAAGATGGAGAATATTATTTCCTGATCTGACAAACTGTATCAGTCTTTGTCAAAAGCAGCAACAGGGTTGCAGATTTTACCATGAGAAACAGAAGCGCATGTTGTTATCCCAGCACTTTCTGTCCATGAATCTGCGGGAGGACAGTGTGATATCACAGGAGAGCAAGAGAGGGGAAATGACATGTAAAAGTCAGAGGCTAATGTTACTAGGAGGCCTTATCTGCCCTGCCAGCCCTGGCTGCTACCATTATATGCCATACACTGTCCGAGCAATGGAGAAGCTTATCAAGGTGATAGACCGAGAAATGCAGATCATAGGGGGGCAGAAAGTGAACATGCCCACATTATGCTCAGCAAAGCTCTGGAAAGCCAGTGGAAGGTGGGAACTAATGAGTAAAGAACTCTTACGCCTGGCAGATAGACATGGCCAAGAATATTGTCTAGGACCTACTCATGAAGAGGCCATTACTGACCTCATAGCTTCTCAAGGCTGCTTGTCTTACAGGCAACTTCCCCTCTTGCTGTACCAGGTAACGAGAAAGTTTCGAGATGAGCCAAAGCCACGCTTTGGGTTGCTGCGTGGCCGGGAGTTCTATATGAAGGACATGTACACATTTGATGCCTCTGAGGAGGCTGCCCTCCACACATATGCTCTTGTTTGCAATGCATACTGTAATATATTCAACAACTTGGGTCTGCGGATTATGAAAGTCCAAGCAGCCACAGGGAGCATCGGGGGAACAATGTCTCATGAGTTCCAGCTTCCTGCTGACATTGGTGAGGACCAGCTGATGATGTGTACAAACTGTGACTTTTCAGCCAATATGGAAATGATAAACTCAGACCAGAGGCATTGCCCAGTTTGTAAAGGGAAACTAGTTGAGACAAAAGGAATTGAAGTTGGCCATACATTCTTCTTGGGCACCAAATACTCTTCTGTTTTTAATGCTACTTTGCACACTTCTCAGGGTAAACTTGCTCCAGCTGAAATGGGCTGCTATGGTTTAGGTGTGACTCGGATCCTGGCAGCTTCCATTGAAGTTCTTTCTACAGAGGATGCCATTCGTTGGCCAAGCCTCATCGCACCTTATCAAGTCTGCTTCATTCCCCCAAAGAGAGGCAGCAAGGAAGAGAAAGGAGCAGCGCTCTTGGAAGCTTTGTATGACTCTGTTGCAGAAGCAGTCCCTCATCTTAAAGATGAGATTGTGCTAGATGACAGGACCCATCTCACCATTGGTAAAAGATTAAAAGATGCTAACAAACTTGGATACCCCTATGTTATCATTGGTGGGAAGAAGGCTTTGGACGACCATTCACTCTTTGAAGTGTGGAATCAGAACACTGGCGAAACTTTGTTCCTTACCAGAGAAGCCATTGTTGACTTGCTAAGTGAAGTGTGA